Proteins encoded by one window of Emticicia oligotrophica DSM 17448:
- the trhO gene encoding oxygen-dependent tRNA uridine(34) hydroxylase TrhO, which produces MKLDKNTPLEAAVEDSASALNYQVLLYYIYSPIENVVEYRDIHHQFCLDNNLLGRIIVAPEGLNGTVSGLVADTEKYMAWVKSDSRFESVDFKVEKVSKHAFTKLYVRIKKEIVHSELPVNPLVQTGKHLEPADFKQLIKNDPNVVLVDMRSNYEHSVGKFKGAITFDMENLRELPEHVHEIEHLKDKKIITYCTGGIKCEKASAYLLSQGFSDVYQLHGGIIKYGLEEGGEDFDGKCYVFDNRLTTEVNKVNPEIISKCHICGTPSDRMVNCANPECNEHLPICEKCGQEMEGACSVACKENPRKRPYNGTGYYAKTTEGYKPEIAFRTRKNTKTLHIVEELGLK; this is translated from the coding sequence ATGAAATTAGATAAAAATACCCCTTTAGAAGCGGCAGTTGAAGATTCTGCATCCGCGTTAAATTACCAAGTTCTTCTGTATTACATCTACTCACCGATTGAAAACGTAGTTGAGTATCGTGATATCCACCATCAATTTTGTCTAGATAACAATCTTCTTGGAAGAATCATTGTTGCTCCCGAGGGTTTGAATGGAACTGTTTCGGGCTTAGTAGCAGATACAGAAAAATATATGGCTTGGGTGAAGTCTGATTCTCGCTTTGAGTCGGTTGATTTTAAAGTAGAAAAAGTTTCTAAACATGCTTTCACGAAACTATATGTGAGAATTAAGAAAGAAATTGTCCATTCTGAATTACCTGTAAATCCATTAGTTCAAACTGGAAAGCACCTTGAACCTGCTGACTTTAAGCAATTAATTAAAAATGACCCTAATGTAGTTTTAGTTGATATGCGTTCAAATTATGAACATTCGGTAGGGAAATTTAAAGGTGCAATAACGTTTGACATGGAAAATCTTCGTGAATTACCTGAACATGTACACGAAATTGAGCATTTAAAAGATAAAAAAATTATTACCTATTGTACTGGAGGAATTAAATGTGAAAAAGCAAGTGCTTATTTATTATCACAGGGTTTTTCCGATGTGTATCAGTTGCATGGTGGAATAATAAAATATGGCTTAGAAGAGGGAGGTGAAGATTTCGATGGTAAATGCTATGTTTTTGATAATAGATTAACTACCGAAGTAAATAAAGTGAATCCTGAAATTATTTCTAAATGTCATATTTGCGGAACTCCAAGTGATAGAATGGTTAACTGTGCGAATCCAGAATGTAATGAACATTTACCGATTTGTGAAAAATGTGGCCAAGAAATGGAAGGAGCTTGTTCGGTAGCCTGTAAAGAAAATCCAAGAAAACGCCCATACAATGGCACTGGTTATTATGCCAAAACTACTGAAGGATATAAACCTGAGATTGCATTTAGGACACGAAAAAATACCAAAACCTTACATATTGTAGAGGAATTAGGTTTAAAATAA